A genomic window from Periophthalmus magnuspinnatus isolate fPerMag1 chromosome 16, fPerMag1.2.pri, whole genome shotgun sequence includes:
- the LOC117383470 gene encoding oocyte zinc finger protein XlCOF6-like isoform X2 — MSKGQMLRALVNERLTAAAEEIFALFERTIAEYEEELCRSKEENQRNQDTSQTPRIKEEPEEQSVKQEEDTLPAQLPVGVLESSAVCVKTEESSLLHHRQTEHREETQGEDISTEPHLHSETEGHTEHSSDTDNDEDWRAPFSCSAAQMETEADGDHCNQVQKGQTLRDLVNERLTAAAEEIFALFERTIAEYEEEMCHSKEENQRNQDTPQTPRIKEEPEEQSVKQEEDTLPAQLPVGVPESSAVCVKTEESSLLQHRLTEHREETQGEDISTEPHLHSETEGQTEHSSDTDNDEDWRAPFSCSAAQMATEADGDHCNQVQIRVRAGVNNVIAQGADKKKHQYSVCKKRFGNKWVLQRHKGVHTGDKPFSCVICVKTFTTKATCDKHVKAHTDEPSYSCSTCEKTFTQKCRLDAHMRVHTGERPFSCSTCEKTFTLKCNLNAHMRVHSGDKPFSCSTCGKTFSHKANLREHVKVHSGERPYTCSTCEKTFATKFNLCKHERTHTGERPYSCRTCEKTFAAKSSLCKHERTHTGERPYSCSTCEKTFSQKTNLLEHLKIHTGERLYSCLTCEKTFATKSSLCKHERTHTGERPYTCSTCEKTFVTKSHLCKHERTHTGERPYTCSICDKGFSQSSNLKRHMRTHRTESD; from the exons atgtccaaaggcCAAATgctgagagctttggtgaatgagcggctgactgcggctgctgaagagatctttgcgctgtttgaaagaacgatagcggagtatgaggaggaactgtgtcgctccaaagaggagaaccagaggaaccaggacaCTTCACAGACTCcacggattaaagaggagccagaggagcagagcgtcaaacaggaggaagacacgCTCCCAGCACAG CTCCCAGTGGGCGTCCTAGAGTCCAgtgctgtctgtgtgaagacagaagagtcctcactgcttcatcatagacaaactgagcacagagaggaaacacagggagaggacatcagcacagagccacatttacactcagagactgagggacacacggagcactcctctgacactgacaatgatgaagactggagagctccattcagctgttcagctgcacagatggagacagaggctgaTGGAGACCACTGCAACCAAGTCCAGAAAGGCCAAACGCTGAGAGATTTGGTGAATgagcggctgactgcggctgctgaagagatctttgcgctgtttgaaagaacgatagcggagtatgaggaggaaATGTGTCActccaaagaggagaaccagaggaaccaggacactccacagactccacggattaaagaggagccagaggagcagagcgtcaaacaggaggaagacacgCTCCCAGCACAG CTCCCAGTGGGCGTCCCAGAGTCCAGTGCTGTCTGTGTGAAaacagaagagtcctcactgcttcaacaTAGACTaactgagcacagagaggaaacacagggagaggacatcagcacagagccacatttacactcagagactgagggacagacagagcactcctctgacactgacaatgatgaagactggagagctccattcagctgttcagctgcacagatggCGACAGAGGCTGATGGAGACCACTGCAACCAAGTCCAGATCAGAGTCAGGGCTGGTGTGAACAATGTAATAGCCCAAGGAGCTGACAAAAAGAAACACCAATACTCTGTGTGTAAGAAGAGGTTTGGAAATAAGTGGGttttacaaagacacaaaggAGTTCACACAGGAGATAAACCATTCAGCTGTGTAATTTGTGTGAAAACATTTACTACAAAGGCAACTTGTGATAAACATGTAAAGGCACACACTGATGAACCATcttacagctgttcaacatgtgagaaaacatttactcaaaagTGTAGACTAGATGCACACATGAGagtacacacaggagagagaccaTTCAGCTGCTCaacatgtgagaaaacatttaccCTAAAGTGTAATCTAAATGCACATATGAGAGTACACTCAGGAGATAAACCATTTAGCTGTTCAACATGTGGGAAGACATTTTCTCACAAGGCCAATCTACGTGAACATGTAAAGGTACACTCCGGTGAGCGCCCTTACACCTGCTCAacatgtgagaagacatttGCAACAAAGTTTAATCTATGTAAACATGAGAGAACACACACTGGTGAGAGACCTTACAGCTGTCGAacatgtgagaagacatttGCTGCAAAATCTAGTCTATGTAAACATGAGAGAACGCACACTGGTGAGAGACCTTACAGCTGCTCAACTTGTGAGAAGACATTTTCTCAAAAGACCAATCTACTTGAACATTTAAAGATACACACTGGTGAGAGACTTTACAGCTGTTTAacatgtgagaagacatttGCCACAAAGTCTAGTCTATGTAAACATGAGAGAACACACACTGGTGAGAGACCTTACACCTGTTCAacatgtgagaagacatttGTCACAAAGTCTCATCTATGTAAACACGAGAGAACGCACACTGGTGAGAGACCTTACACCTGTTCCATTTGTGATAAAGGGTTTTCACAAAGCTCTAATTTGAAGAGACACATGAGAACTCACAGAACTGAAAGTGACTGA